A window of Fodinibius salinus contains these coding sequences:
- a CDS encoding acyl-CoA dehydrogenase family protein yields MDFSSFITRYKTKLHNLFNVQNDIDEISLDRGLPRDIIDEAMNCKPLSVFIPEEYGGRGAQTHEALSMLEVSSYESLPLSLMMGINGALFLQPVVNYGSEQIKQSIFDRFLQENNMGGLMITEPNYGSDALHMETSFRKVQNNGEAVYNVSGTKHWAGLTGAADFWLITARKENGGGKLGRDINFFIHDSRRGGIEVEEYYNNLGLYMLPYGRNNINITVPEEYRLQPKSIGIKMMLDVLHRSRLQFPGMGMGFLKRMLDEAITHCKERYVGGQSLFNYDQVKKRITRLQSSFTICSAMCAFTSENVPINKDVSDMDLTANAIKSYTTDLMHQAAQSLVQLSGAKGYRLDNIAGRSMVDSRSFQIFEGSNDILYQQISESVLKNMRKLNLRNLYTFLSDFRLTERAADYFSDLLDFKINQKLTQDRLVELGRILSRIISLEFTLRLGDKDFNQKLINNAVKVLRTDVKRMTASFVRDEAAEVVEDYEESSSWLDSITPELVHS; encoded by the coding sequence ATGGATTTTTCTTCTTTTATAACCCGCTATAAGACAAAGCTGCATAACTTATTTAATGTCCAGAACGATATTGATGAGATAAGTCTGGATCGTGGGTTGCCTCGGGATATTATAGATGAGGCAATGAATTGTAAGCCTCTCAGCGTTTTTATCCCGGAAGAGTATGGTGGGCGGGGAGCACAGACACACGAGGCGCTTTCGATGTTAGAAGTTAGTTCTTACGAATCGCTTCCACTTTCCTTGATGATGGGTATTAATGGAGCGTTATTTCTACAACCGGTCGTTAACTATGGTTCTGAGCAAATAAAGCAATCTATTTTTGATCGTTTTCTTCAGGAAAACAACATGGGTGGGTTGATGATTACGGAGCCAAACTACGGTTCTGATGCCCTACACATGGAAACTTCTTTTAGGAAGGTGCAAAATAATGGTGAAGCTGTATATAATGTGTCCGGTACCAAACATTGGGCGGGACTAACTGGGGCCGCTGACTTTTGGCTTATCACTGCTCGTAAAGAAAATGGAGGTGGAAAGCTCGGACGAGATATTAATTTCTTTATTCATGACAGCCGCCGTGGAGGTATTGAAGTTGAAGAGTATTACAATAATTTAGGACTTTACATGCTTCCGTATGGACGTAACAACATCAATATTACAGTACCGGAAGAGTATAGGCTGCAACCAAAATCTATTGGCATTAAAATGATGCTTGATGTGTTGCACCGCAGCCGCCTTCAATTTCCTGGAATGGGCATGGGCTTTTTAAAACGTATGTTAGATGAAGCCATAACTCATTGTAAAGAACGGTACGTGGGGGGGCAAAGTTTATTCAATTATGACCAGGTGAAAAAGCGCATTACCCGACTCCAATCATCGTTTACCATCTGTTCAGCCATGTGTGCGTTTACGAGCGAGAATGTACCTATCAATAAAGATGTATCCGATATGGATTTAACTGCAAATGCTATTAAATCTTATACCACTGATTTAATGCATCAGGCTGCCCAGTCATTGGTACAGTTAAGTGGTGCAAAAGGATATCGATTGGATAATATTGCCGGCCGGTCAATGGTTGACAGCCGTTCTTTTCAGATATTCGAGGGATCCAATGATATTTTGTATCAACAAATATCTGAATCAGTCTTGAAGAATATGCGCAAGTTGAATTTGCGTAACCTCTATACTTTTTTGAGTGATTTTAGACTAACCGAGCGTGCTGCTGATTATTTCTCAGATTTGCTGGATTTTAAAATTAACCAAAAACTTACACAAGATCGGTTGGTAGAATTGGGTCGTATTTTGAGCCGAATCATTTCGCTGGAATTCACCCTTCGATTGGGAGATAAGGATTTTAATCAGAAATTGATTAATAATGCTGTTAAGGTCTTGAGAACAGATGTTAAGCGGATGACAGCGTCATTTGTTCGTGACGAAGCGGCTGAGGTGGTAGAAGATTACGAAGAATCCAGTTCGTGGTTGGACTCCATTACTCCGGAACTTGTTCACAGTTAG
- a CDS encoding Sir2 family NAD-dependent protein deacetylase, translating to MKKIVVLTGAGMSADSGLKTFRGSDGLWEGHDVSEVATPQAWQRDKELVLKFYNERRQQAHAVDPNEGHTALNKLEQQYDVQIITQNVDSLHEQAGSSQVLHLHGQLSKVRSEKDRSLVYEIGGDTIELGDTAEDGAQLRPHVVWFGEPVPNMRKASKIMPEADILIVIGTSLVVYPAAGLVDLVPDGIPKYVIDPATPELIDEEWNHLQKRAENGTPELVNILLEN from the coding sequence ATGAAAAAGATTGTTGTGCTCACCGGTGCGGGGATGAGCGCAGACAGCGGACTCAAAACATTTCGTGGTTCCGATGGTTTGTGGGAAGGGCATGACGTGAGCGAAGTGGCAACTCCCCAAGCTTGGCAAAGAGATAAAGAGCTAGTACTAAAGTTTTACAATGAGCGAAGACAACAAGCTCACGCTGTAGATCCTAATGAAGGTCATACTGCCCTAAATAAGCTTGAACAGCAGTACGATGTACAAATTATAACACAGAATGTAGATAGCCTCCATGAGCAAGCCGGCTCATCACAGGTCCTGCATTTACATGGGCAGCTGTCAAAAGTCAGGAGTGAAAAAGATCGTTCCTTGGTTTATGAGATCGGTGGCGATACAATTGAACTGGGGGATACGGCCGAAGATGGTGCTCAGCTGCGTCCGCATGTCGTATGGTTTGGAGAACCGGTTCCAAATATGCGAAAAGCATCCAAAATTATGCCGGAAGCCGATATATTAATTGTTATCGGTACTTCGTTGGTGGTATATCCTGCTGCGGGATTGGTAGACTTGGTTCCCGACGGTATTCCAAAATATGTTATAGACCCTGCTACTCCGGAATTGATTGATGAAGAATGGAATCATTTGCAAAAACGAGCTGAGAACGGAACTCCAGAATTAGTTAATATACTTTTAGAAAACTAA
- a CDS encoding SGNH/GDSL hydrolase family protein — protein sequence MADYLASDEEKEVLEKYLLQFLNLEKRYPLLPGIENEEAIAGLMGLEHSELKKLRDRFSSNAKQAAIELLEDPEVAEWIEELPFEDGDTIVALGDSITDDLQSWFHIFEHVLEIGLEGSEYTFINSGVSYNSSTEALKRLNRDVLDHEPDWVIVALGTFDAQRLHVAPDRPMVSLADYWENLNTIEANVSEVTDNPLIWMTPPPVITEMLQQIRLFNFNLFEEDLSSIREILTGKKGYIIDPLGERMHDEDQEEHEGEENGGPAPWNYLSDGLHPSLSGHTNTVKELVRFLALAKDPEEGAQLETPDDFDTGEDED from the coding sequence ATGGCTGATTATTTAGCTAGTGATGAAGAAAAAGAAGTACTCGAAAAATACTTACTACAGTTTTTGAATCTTGAAAAACGATACCCATTGTTACCGGGTATAGAAAATGAAGAAGCCATAGCTGGCTTAATGGGGCTTGAACACAGTGAGCTAAAGAAGTTGCGCGATCGATTTAGTTCAAATGCAAAGCAGGCTGCTATTGAGCTTCTTGAGGATCCTGAAGTAGCTGAGTGGATTGAGGAACTTCCCTTTGAAGATGGAGATACTATCGTGGCTCTCGGTGATTCTATAACTGATGACCTCCAGAGTTGGTTTCATATTTTTGAGCATGTACTTGAGATAGGGCTGGAAGGAAGTGAATATACCTTTATTAACAGTGGTGTGTCGTATAATAGTTCTACTGAGGCACTCAAGCGATTGAACCGAGATGTGCTGGATCACGAACCGGACTGGGTCATTGTGGCACTTGGTACTTTTGATGCACAGCGGTTGCATGTAGCTCCTGATCGCCCCATGGTTTCACTTGCTGATTACTGGGAAAACCTAAATACTATTGAAGCGAATGTTTCGGAAGTTACGGATAACCCACTTATTTGGATGACGCCACCGCCCGTTATTACAGAGATGCTGCAACAAATTCGGTTGTTTAATTTCAATTTGTTTGAAGAAGACTTGAGTAGTATCCGGGAGATTTTGACGGGCAAGAAAGGATACATTATAGATCCTTTGGGAGAGAGAATGCACGACGAAGACCAAGAAGAGCACGAAGGTGAAGAAAATGGAGGGCCAGCACCATGGAATTACCTCAGTGACGGTCTCCATCCATCACTTTCTGGTCACACAAACACAGTTAAAGAGCTAGTACGATTTTTAGCATTGGCAAAAGATCCCGAAGAAGGAGCCCAGCTGGAAACTCCGGACGATTTTGATACAGGAGAAGACGAAGATTAA
- a CDS encoding SDR family NAD(P)-dependent oxidoreductase, which yields MSKFAVVTGASRGIGFEICTTLASKEHHVMGVARSQDKLATLEEQYPEYIYTMPVDLTDEQAVAKLTKRIEEYKNGVDIIINNAGALINKSFSELSLSDWRAQIESNLITAVNLTQQLLPSLNESAHIVNISSMGGFQGSAKFPGLAAYSVSKGALSTLTECLAVELSDQNIKANALCLGAVQTEMLEQAFPGIEAPVSAKKMGDYIADFALNGSELYNGKILPVALEDPE from the coding sequence ATGTCAAAATTTGCAGTAGTAACCGGTGCTAGTCGTGGCATTGGATTTGAAATTTGTACAACGCTTGCCAGCAAAGAACATCACGTAATGGGAGTAGCCAGATCCCAGGATAAACTAGCTACACTCGAAGAGCAATATCCTGAGTATATCTACACAATGCCTGTAGATCTTACAGATGAACAAGCCGTTGCAAAGCTGACAAAGCGTATAGAAGAGTACAAAAACGGTGTTGACATCATTATTAATAATGCCGGTGCACTTATTAATAAATCATTCAGCGAACTTTCCCTGTCTGATTGGCGTGCTCAAATTGAGAGTAATTTGATTACTGCCGTTAACCTAACACAACAATTGCTACCATCACTAAATGAAAGTGCCCATATCGTAAATATCAGCAGTATGGGAGGTTTTCAAGGAAGTGCCAAATTTCCCGGTCTGGCAGCATACAGCGTTTCCAAAGGGGCTTTAAGTACCCTTACAGAATGTCTGGCTGTAGAATTATCTGATCAAAATATAAAAGCAAATGCGCTATGTCTGGGAGCAGTGCAAACCGAAATGCTGGAACAAGCTTTTCCGGGGATTGAAGCTCCAGTATCCGCAAAAAAAATGGGTGACTATATTGCAGATTTTGCACTCAACGGATCTGAATTATATAATGGAAAAATCCTGCCGGTTGCCTTAGAAGACCCGGAATAA